A portion of the Faecalibacterium sp. I3-3-89 genome contains these proteins:
- a CDS encoding PP2C family protein-serine/threonine phosphatase gives MQVSFRTIQTSTGRKPVGGALRARAAVRPALRQGCAFLLGLAGGWAVLYGALMPFGLGLTLGFGEDCFAVGAAGAALGLLARSFGALTVESICLLCGLGAAVAARWLWPGRFGPAVLAGCGTLAGSAVCFAAGEENGVQLLLLCGGDALLAAALGLGLRRFPPEKPGMGSLLLAAAVAAAWGGVSFGLLLPGVLVCAAAELALCCKGLPLAALALSGVTGAALASADPSLAPAAAGLACGCAAAAVLAPARRIEGLAAYGGGCVAGVLCVQPLAGAFGFLLSAGAGAGLCALLPAGWLAPAAKDDDPPGDERPRLSAAATRLEAVAESLSSLAETVNEVYDAFPRRCEDFRWVIDNIHDSLCANCGRREVCWKQEHAATLEGMEALRPILEERGHLETMLLPGQLARCIHPAALCAAGDRAFALYRSRREARVHSEAMRTALTEQYSAVADALGVLSEQLGRPGSPEPYKSGRVAALFAQLGTPPLECAVTLDDLGRTRAAVTLPRTRFSEKELAALAGEVGRICRRSLEPPQVLSCKGMTTLLFAEKPLLRAVFGTAGAAARGEISGDAVQQFCSAAAAQMILCDGMGTGRPAAVDGNLAAELTARLLKAGFTAELAARLVNVALALKSDEESGATLDLVSVDLYTGTARLFKAGAAPGFLVHGGKARAVGEASLPMGILGGVSGQSRVVHLAAGDYVVLVSDGLLADGPGWVLQQLELSAAKAEAPDLLAKKLVEAARARAVQRGRPDDITAAVLRLENS, from the coding sequence ATGCAGGTGTCTTTTCGGACCATCCAGACCTCTACGGGCAGAAAGCCGGTGGGCGGCGCGCTCCGGGCGCGGGCGGCGGTGCGGCCCGCCCTGCGGCAGGGGTGTGCATTTCTGCTGGGGCTGGCCGGAGGCTGGGCTGTGCTGTACGGGGCGCTGATGCCCTTCGGGCTGGGGCTGACACTGGGCTTTGGGGAGGACTGCTTTGCCGTGGGGGCTGCCGGGGCAGCGCTGGGGCTGCTGGCGCGGAGCTTCGGAGCGCTGACGGTGGAGAGCATCTGCCTGCTCTGCGGGCTGGGCGCGGCGGTGGCTGCGCGGTGGCTCTGGCCGGGCCGGTTCGGCCCGGCGGTGCTGGCAGGCTGCGGCACGCTGGCGGGGAGCGCCGTCTGCTTCGCGGCGGGGGAGGAGAACGGCGTTCAGCTCCTGCTGCTCTGCGGCGGGGACGCCCTGCTGGCGGCGGCGCTGGGGCTGGGCCTCCGCCGCTTCCCGCCCGAAAAGCCGGGGATGGGCAGCCTGCTGCTGGCGGCCGCCGTGGCAGCCGCATGGGGCGGGGTGAGCTTCGGGCTTCTCCTGCCCGGGGTGCTGGTCTGTGCGGCGGCAGAGCTGGCCCTCTGCTGCAAGGGTCTGCCGCTGGCGGCACTGGCCCTCAGCGGGGTGACGGGGGCGGCGCTGGCGTCCGCCGACCCTTCTCTTGCCCCTGCCGCCGCCGGGCTGGCCTGCGGGTGTGCCGCTGCGGCGGTGCTTGCCCCGGCAAGGCGCATCGAGGGGCTTGCGGCCTACGGGGGCGGCTGTGTGGCGGGGGTGCTCTGCGTCCAGCCGCTGGCCGGGGCATTCGGCTTCCTGCTCAGCGCCGGGGCGGGCGCGGGGCTTTGCGCCCTGCTGCCTGCGGGCTGGCTGGCCCCTGCCGCCAAGGACGATGACCCGCCCGGGGACGAGCGGCCCCGCCTCTCCGCCGCCGCGACCCGGCTGGAAGCGGTGGCCGAAAGCCTCTCCTCGCTGGCGGAGACGGTGAACGAGGTATACGACGCCTTTCCGCGCCGGTGCGAGGACTTCCGCTGGGTCATCGACAACATCCACGACAGCCTCTGCGCCAACTGCGGGCGGCGGGAGGTCTGCTGGAAGCAGGAGCACGCCGCCACGCTGGAAGGGATGGAGGCCCTGCGCCCCATTCTGGAAGAGCGGGGCCATCTGGAGACCATGCTTTTGCCCGGACAGCTGGCCCGGTGCATCCACCCGGCAGCGCTCTGCGCGGCGGGAGACAGGGCCTTTGCCCTCTACCGCAGCCGCCGGGAGGCCCGCGTCCACTCCGAGGCCATGCGGACGGCCCTCACCGAGCAGTACAGCGCGGTGGCCGATGCGCTGGGCGTCCTCAGCGAGCAGCTGGGCCGTCCCGGAAGCCCCGAGCCGTATAAATCGGGCCGGGTGGCGGCGCTGTTTGCCCAGCTGGGCACGCCGCCGCTGGAATGCGCCGTCACGCTGGATGATCTGGGCCGCACCCGGGCGGCGGTGACGCTGCCCCGCACCCGCTTCAGCGAAAAGGAGCTGGCCGCGCTGGCCGGGGAGGTGGGGCGCATCTGCCGCCGCAGCCTTGAGCCGCCGCAGGTGCTCTCCTGCAAGGGGATGACCACCCTGCTCTTTGCGGAAAAGCCGCTGCTGCGGGCCGTGTTCGGGACGGCAGGCGCAGCGGCACGGGGCGAAATATCCGGCGACGCAGTGCAGCAGTTCTGCAGCGCGGCGGCGGCGCAGATGATCCTCTGCGACGGCATGGGGACGGGACGCCCTGCGGCAGTGGACGGCAATCTGGCCGCAGAGCTGACGGCCCGGCTGCTGAAAGCGGGCTTTACCGCCGAACTTGCGGCGAGGCTGGTGAATGTGGCGCTGGCCCTCAAGAGCGACGAGGAGAGCGGCGCGACCCTTGACCTCGTCAGCGTGGATCTCTACACCGGCACGGCACGGCTCTTCAAGGCCGGCGCGGCCCCGGGCTTCCTCGTCCACGGAGGCAAGGCCCGGGCCGTGGGCGAAGCCAGCCTGCCCATGGGCATTCTCGGGGGCGTCAGCGGCCAGAGCCGGGTGGTGCATCTGGCAGCGGGGGACTATGTGGTGCTGGTGTCGGACGGTCTGCTGGCAGACGGCCCGGGCTGGGTGCTCCAGCAGCTGGAGCTTTCCGCTGCCAAGGCCGAAGCCCCCGACCTGCTGGCGAAAAAGCTGGTGGAGGCGGCCCGTGCCCGTGCTGTCCAGCGGGGCAGGCCCGACGACATCACCGCTGCGGTGCTCCGGCTCGAGAACAGTTGA
- a CDS encoding DUF4160 domain-containing protein has product MPQVFKIGSYWVYFWANENEPLEPVHVHVAQGAPSANATKIWITRAGKCYLSNNNSQIPPRVLRNIMAIIEARSAEVVAKWTSFFGEAHYFC; this is encoded by the coding sequence ATGCCGCAGGTTTTTAAGATCGGCTCCTACTGGGTCTATTTCTGGGCCAATGAGAACGAGCCGCTGGAACCGGTACACGTCCATGTGGCGCAGGGTGCACCCAGCGCCAACGCCACCAAGATATGGATCACCCGGGCAGGAAAGTGCTATCTGAGCAACAATAATTCTCAGATACCGCCCCGTGTCCTGCGCAACATCATGGCCATTATCGAAGCACGAAGCGCCGAGGTCGTCGCAAAATGGACGAGCTTTTTTGGCGAAGCACACTATTTCTGCTGA
- the gltX gene encoding glutamate--tRNA ligase, producing the protein MPNPKIRTRFAPSPTGYMHVGNLRTALYTYLMAKHDGGTFILRIEDTDQGRYVEGAVDVIYNTLRETGLLWDEGPDVGGPVGPYVQSERMGMFKQYAEQLVAEGKAYYCFCTEERLEALHAEQRAHGEMTHYDGCCRDLPKEEVEKRLAAGEPYVIRQKIPREGVTGFDDMVYGHIEVNNSEMDDQILIKTDGMPTYNFANVVDDHLMGITHVIRGSEYLSSTPKYNLLYQAFGWDIPNYIHCPPVMKDAQNKLSKRNGDASYQDLVAKGYLTEAILNYICLLGWSPKGEYAEQEIFSLADLVKIWTPDGISKSPAIFDPLKLRAINAEYIRRLSPEEFLAKAEPWIDSAVHTPIDKKLLCANLQPRCEVLGEIPEQLDFFDVMPEYDVSLYTNKKQKTTPESAKEALEALLPVLSDEALDFGDRDTVFDACKAKAEELGKKNGWLLYPLGIALSGKQRTPGGGTDLACMMGREKTLERVKAAIGKLNG; encoded by the coding sequence ATGCCGAATCCGAAGATCCGCACCCGATTTGCCCCCTCGCCCACGGGTTATATGCATGTTGGCAACCTGCGCACCGCGCTGTACACCTACCTGATGGCCAAGCACGACGGCGGCACCTTCATCCTCCGCATCGAGGACACCGATCAGGGCCGCTACGTCGAGGGCGCTGTGGACGTCATCTACAACACCCTGCGGGAGACCGGCCTGCTGTGGGACGAAGGCCCCGATGTAGGCGGCCCCGTCGGCCCCTACGTCCAGAGCGAGCGGATGGGGATGTTCAAGCAGTACGCCGAACAGCTGGTGGCAGAGGGCAAGGCCTACTACTGCTTCTGCACCGAGGAGCGTCTGGAGGCCCTCCACGCCGAGCAGCGCGCCCACGGCGAGATGACCCACTACGACGGCTGCTGCCGCGACCTGCCGAAGGAAGAGGTGGAAAAGCGCCTCGCCGCCGGTGAGCCGTACGTCATCCGCCAGAAGATCCCCCGCGAGGGCGTGACCGGCTTCGACGATATGGTCTACGGCCATATCGAGGTCAACAACAGCGAGATGGACGACCAGATCCTCATCAAGACCGACGGGATGCCCACCTACAACTTCGCCAATGTGGTGGACGACCACCTCATGGGCATCACCCACGTCATCCGCGGCAGCGAATACCTGTCCTCCACCCCGAAGTACAACCTGCTGTATCAGGCGTTCGGTTGGGACATCCCGAACTACATCCACTGCCCGCCGGTCATGAAGGACGCCCAGAACAAGCTCTCCAAGCGCAACGGTGATGCCAGTTATCAGGACCTCGTGGCCAAGGGCTACCTGACCGAGGCCATCCTGAATTACATCTGCCTGCTGGGCTGGAGCCCCAAGGGAGAGTATGCCGAGCAGGAGATCTTCTCGCTGGCAGATCTGGTCAAGATCTGGACGCCGGACGGTATCTCCAAGTCGCCCGCCATCTTCGACCCTCTCAAGCTGCGGGCCATCAATGCAGAGTATATCCGCCGTCTGTCTCCCGAGGAGTTCCTTGCCAAGGCCGAGCCGTGGATCGACAGCGCCGTCCACACCCCCATCGACAAGAAGCTGCTCTGCGCAAACCTTCAGCCCCGCTGTGAGGTGCTGGGCGAGATCCCCGAGCAGCTGGACTTCTTCGACGTCATGCCCGAGTATGACGTGAGCCTCTACACCAACAAGAAGCAGAAGACCACCCCCGAGTCCGCCAAGGAGGCGCTGGAGGCCCTGCTGCCCGTCCTGAGCGACGAGGCACTGGACTTTGGCGACCGCGACACCGTCTTTGATGCCTGCAAGGCCAAGGCCGAAGAGCTGGGCAAGAAGAACGGCTGGCTGCTCTACCCGCTGGGCATCGCCCTTTCGGGCAAGCAGCGCACCCCCGGCGGCGGCACCGACCTCGCCTGCATGATGGGCCGCGAAAAGACCCTCGAGCGGGTGAAGGCCGCCATCGGGAAGCTGAATGGGTAA
- a CDS encoding AbrB/MazE/SpoVT family DNA-binding domain-containing protein has product MKTTGIVRGIDSLGRIVLPKELRTNMHIDKDSKLEIFVEGDQIILKKHRPAGSCDFCGELVAGMAQYEGYCICPACRAKIAAL; this is encoded by the coding sequence ATGAAAACAACTGGCATCGTTCGCGGCATCGACTCTCTGGGGCGCATCGTCCTTCCCAAGGAACTGCGCACCAATATGCACATCGACAAGGACTCGAAGCTCGAGATCTTCGTGGAGGGCGATCAGATCATCCTCAAAAAGCACCGTCCCGCCGGCAGCTGCGACTTCTGCGGCGAGCTGGTGGCCGGCATGGCCCAGTATGAGGGCTACTGCATCTGCCCCGCCTGCCGGGCCAAGATCGCCGCGCTGTAA
- a CDS encoding alpha/beta fold hydrolase, which yields MSQMTDFTLPSCVPGRTLHAFRCVPEGRVRAVLQLSHGMVEFIDRYKPLAEHLAGQGILVTGHDHLGHGGSIRTKDDYGFFAQPDGNRAVLNDLHALTVLTKQLYPGVPYFLLGHSMGSFYARQYLCEWGSELDGAILMGTGFQPKALVAAAKALCRVLAVFFGWEHRSRLVASLSFLGYNKGLEGRTPHDWLNRDTAEVDKYRADERCMFTFTLNAYYSMFSGILRLYDPAVLAGMPKDLPLLFLAGDADPVGEHTAGVRRAIQSLRDIGVRNIEAKFYPGARHELLMETNKAEVFADIADWLEKQL from the coding sequence ATGAGTCAGATGACCGACTTCACCCTCCCCTCCTGCGTGCCGGGCCGGACGCTCCACGCATTCCGCTGTGTGCCGGAGGGCAGGGTGCGGGCCGTTCTGCAGCTATCCCACGGCATGGTGGAGTTCATCGACCGGTACAAGCCGCTGGCCGAGCATCTGGCCGGACAGGGCATCCTCGTCACCGGCCACGACCATCTGGGCCACGGCGGTTCCATCCGCACGAAGGATGACTACGGCTTCTTCGCCCAGCCGGACGGCAACCGTGCCGTCCTCAACGACCTCCACGCCCTGACCGTCCTGACCAAGCAGCTCTACCCCGGCGTCCCCTATTTTCTTCTGGGGCACAGCATGGGGTCGTTCTACGCCCGCCAGTACCTCTGCGAGTGGGGCAGCGAGCTGGACGGAGCCATCCTCATGGGCACCGGCTTTCAGCCCAAAGCTCTGGTCGCCGCAGCGAAAGCCCTCTGCCGGGTGCTGGCCGTCTTTTTCGGCTGGGAACACCGCAGCCGGCTCGTGGCCAGCCTTTCCTTCCTCGGCTACAACAAGGGCCTCGAGGGCCGCACACCCCACGACTGGCTCAACCGCGACACCGCCGAGGTGGACAAGTACCGTGCCGACGAGCGCTGTATGTTCACCTTCACCCTGAACGCCTACTACAGTATGTTCTCCGGCATCCTGCGGCTGTACGACCCCGCCGTTCTGGCCGGAATGCCCAAGGATCTGCCCCTGCTCTTCCTCGCCGGTGACGCCGACCCTGTAGGCGAGCACACCGCCGGAGTCCGGCGGGCCATCCAGAGCCTCCGGGACATCGGCGTCCGGAACATCGAGGCGAAGTTCTATCCCGGTGCCCGCCACGAGCTGCTGATGGAGACGAACAAAGCCGAAGTGTTTGCGGACATCGCCGACTGGCTCGAAAAACAGCTGTGA
- a CDS encoding lipopolysaccharide biosynthesis protein, whose translation MSLENEKKAGGDKYSKLAGNTIIFAISSFSSKLLTLIVQPFLTYAMAEISDLGLSKILSQYANLLIPFVSMGMSNAIIRFGLDKGNSEKQVFTNGLLTILGGFGILVLCWPVAQFLPDMAQYGLLIYIYVLMSCLRTLCTQFVRSRQWNKLVAVDGVLCTVATMAFYVLYLVGFRWGANGYLLAIISGDFVSVLFLMLTGKLWNFIELKGLNKTLWKQMLRFSLPMIPAQISFWIINASDLFFVREMCDGLDGHSGDAWSGLLSTGYFLPTILTTLGLIFYDAWQLSAVTEEEGRAKFFTQIFRTYSSVLFCCAAGIIWLCRPVMHIMKANYYYAWHFVPFLVMASTCSCFNQFMNSVYVVNKKSQRSMVTMMAGAVSNCIMNYFFIKWWGPVGATYASFLGLGLVFTLRAIDAHGMIGMRVHPGRVLVNAAALVFEAFVLLAETPLYGLWTGLITALIILYNFSGVWGMARILLPKILGRRGKALVAVVDGWMTKK comes from the coding sequence ATGTCATTGGAAAACGAAAAAAAGGCCGGCGGCGATAAATATTCGAAGCTCGCCGGAAACACCATCATCTTTGCCATCAGCAGCTTTTCGTCCAAGCTGCTGACGCTCATCGTCCAGCCGTTTCTGACCTATGCGATGGCCGAGATCTCCGACCTCGGCCTGTCCAAGATCCTGAGCCAGTACGCCAACCTGCTCATCCCCTTCGTGTCGATGGGAATGTCCAACGCCATCATCCGCTTCGGCCTCGACAAGGGCAACAGCGAAAAGCAGGTGTTCACCAACGGCCTGCTCACCATCCTCGGGGGCTTCGGCATCCTTGTGCTCTGCTGGCCAGTGGCGCAGTTCCTGCCTGACATGGCCCAGTACGGCCTGCTCATCTATATCTACGTCCTCATGAGCTGTCTGCGCACCCTCTGCACCCAGTTCGTGCGCAGCCGCCAGTGGAACAAGCTGGTGGCTGTGGACGGCGTGCTCTGCACCGTGGCGACCATGGCCTTCTATGTGCTCTATCTGGTGGGCTTCCGCTGGGGCGCGAACGGCTACCTGCTGGCCATCATCAGCGGCGATTTCGTCAGCGTGCTCTTCCTGATGCTGACCGGAAAGCTCTGGAACTTTATCGAGCTGAAGGGCCTCAACAAGACCCTCTGGAAGCAGATGCTCCGCTTCTCGCTGCCCATGATCCCGGCCCAGATCAGCTTCTGGATCATCAACGCCTCAGACCTGTTCTTCGTGCGCGAGATGTGCGATGGCCTCGACGGCCACAGCGGCGATGCATGGAGCGGCCTGCTCTCCACCGGCTACTTCCTGCCCACCATCCTCACCACGCTGGGCCTCATCTTCTACGATGCATGGCAGCTGTCGGCGGTGACGGAGGAGGAGGGAAGAGCCAAATTCTTCACCCAGATCTTCCGCACCTATTCCAGCGTGCTGTTCTGCTGCGCGGCGGGCATCATCTGGCTCTGCCGCCCGGTCATGCACATCATGAAGGCCAACTATTACTATGCGTGGCACTTCGTGCCCTTCCTCGTGATGGCCTCCACCTGCAGCTGCTTCAACCAGTTCATGAACAGCGTCTACGTCGTGAATAAGAAGTCCCAGCGGAGCATGGTCACGATGATGGCAGGCGCCGTGAGCAACTGCATCATGAACTACTTCTTCATCAAGTGGTGGGGCCCTGTGGGCGCGACCTATGCGTCCTTCCTCGGCCTCGGTCTGGTGTTCACCCTCCGTGCCATCGACGCCCACGGCATGATCGGGATGCGTGTCCATCCGGGCCGCGTCCTCGTCAACGCCGCCGCGCTGGTGTTCGAGGCCTTCGTGCTGCTGGCAGAGACGCCTCTGTACGGCCTCTGGACGGGCCTTATCACCGCCCTCATCATCCTGTACAACTTCTCCGGCGTCTGGGGCATGGCCCGCATCCTGCTGCCTAAAATTCTGGGCCGCCGGGGCAAGGCCCTTGTGGCTGTCGTGGACGGCTGGATGACGAAGAAATAA
- a CDS encoding M48 family metallopeptidase codes for MQKGRVTLRVAGGIPYELTRKKVKYFNLHVRRDGSVALSSPLRISPEAADHYIIGQMDWIRAAQARQAAREKRQASLPDRDVALAHFTAMSDKVYPAFAGVLNGQKPAIKVRSMTSCWGVCHMAKRQITFALQLYNMPEAAQIYVVVHEYCHFLQPNHSPAFWAEVAKLMPDWKARRDLLKR; via the coding sequence ATGCAAAAAGGGCGCGTGACGCTGCGGGTGGCCGGGGGCATCCCCTACGAGCTGACGCGGAAGAAGGTCAAATACTTCAACCTTCATGTCCGGCGGGACGGTTCTGTGGCCCTCAGCTCCCCTCTGCGCATATCGCCGGAGGCGGCGGATCACTATATCATCGGCCAGATGGACTGGATACGGGCGGCACAGGCCCGGCAGGCCGCCCGCGAGAAGCGGCAGGCGTCGCTGCCCGACAGGGATGTCGCGCTGGCCCACTTCACGGCCATGAGCGATAAGGTCTACCCGGCCTTTGCCGGGGTCCTGAACGGGCAGAAGCCCGCCATCAAGGTGCGCAGCATGACCAGCTGCTGGGGCGTCTGCCATATGGCCAAGCGCCAGATCACCTTTGCGCTCCAGCTTTACAATATGCCCGAGGCGGCGCAGATCTATGTGGTAGTACATGAGTACTGCCACTTTTTGCAGCCGAACCACAGCCCGGCGTTCTGGGCCGAGGTGGCCAAGCTGATGCCGGACTGGAAGGCCCGGAGAGATTTGTTGAAAAGATAA
- a CDS encoding DMT family transporter: MKTQTKNSLMLMLCAFIWGTAFVAQSAGSGMGAYSFLAGRSWLAVLVLLPTMAAFDALRKKQGAAYGWPKERAERKTLLMAGLVCGTLLFAASAAQQIGITINPSTAKAGFLTAMYVVLVPVFGLFLGRKGSAQLWASMVIAVVGLYLLCMKNGFGGVETSDWILFSCAVLFSFQIMSIDHFSPLVDGVRLSLLQFIVVAVESTAAALLFETPTLAEFGANLLPIAYCGVLSSGAGYTLQILGQKNLNPAIASLIMCLESVFSALGGWLLLNQSLSLRESAGCALIFAAVVLSQLPLEELRGCKKGA; encoded by the coding sequence ATGAAGACACAGACGAAAAATTCGCTCATGCTGATGCTCTGCGCCTTCATCTGGGGCACGGCGTTCGTGGCCCAGAGCGCAGGCTCCGGCATGGGGGCCTATTCCTTCCTCGCGGGGCGGAGCTGGCTGGCTGTCCTCGTGCTGCTCCCGACGATGGCCGCCTTTGATGCCCTGCGCAAAAAGCAGGGCGCGGCCTACGGCTGGCCCAAGGAAAGAGCGGAGCGGAAGACTCTGCTGATGGCGGGCCTCGTCTGCGGCACCCTTCTGTTTGCAGCCTCTGCGGCCCAGCAGATCGGCATCACCATCAACCCCTCCACGGCCAAGGCGGGCTTCCTGACGGCCATGTACGTCGTGCTGGTGCCGGTGTTCGGCCTGTTTCTGGGCCGGAAGGGCAGCGCCCAGCTCTGGGCCAGTATGGTCATCGCCGTGGTGGGCCTTTACCTGCTCTGCATGAAGAACGGCTTCGGCGGCGTCGAGACCAGCGACTGGATCCTGTTCTCCTGCGCGGTGCTGTTCAGCTTCCAGATCATGTCCATCGACCACTTTTCGCCGCTGGTGGACGGCGTGAGGCTGAGCCTCTTGCAGTTTATCGTGGTCGCAGTGGAGAGCACGGCGGCGGCGCTTCTCTTTGAGACGCCGACGCTGGCGGAATTTGGTGCCAATCTCCTGCCCATCGCCTATTGCGGCGTGCTGTCCAGCGGTGCGGGCTATACGCTCCAGATCTTGGGACAGAAAAACCTGAACCCCGCCATCGCCAGCCTCATCATGTGTCTGGAAAGCGTGTTCAGCGCCTTGGGCGGCTGGCTGCTGCTGAACCAGAGCCTTTCGCTGCGGGAGAGTGCGGGCTGCGCCCTCATCTTTGCCGCCGTCGTGCTGTCCCAGCTGCCGCTTGAGGAGCTGCGCGGATGCAAAAAGGGCGCGTGA
- a CDS encoding glycoside hydrolase family 10 protein, which translates to MTQRRRKRRCRFGRRAFLAGAGCAALAGAGLMLRRGQTVSALSVPAPEAEPNAALPAGEWRAVWVSYLEWAGMDFSSEEAFRAGAAALMDNCLSIGLNTVIVQVRPFGDALYRSRLFPWSHVCTGEQGKDPGFDPLDVLITEAHSRGLSLEAWVNPYRLRSSAKMPAVLAESSLANTHPEWVCAVGEGLYLNPALPEAADYVVQGVAELVQNYAVDGIHFDDYFYPTTDPALDAAQFASSGAGNLDEWRRQNVTALVKAAHDAVKAADATLCFGVSPQGNPDNDLSEQYSDVRAWLTAEGEDAVVDYLCPQVYWGYGYTLRSGSTRFAFENIVPEWLAMPRAASTALYFGLGAYRVGSGDGGANEDSLSQWCTGSALARQVGDLRRLGAGGWALYRYDSLFRPAQPEPAAAERAALAALTVG; encoded by the coding sequence ATGACGCAGCGGCGGAGAAAGCGCCGCTGCCGCTTCGGGCGGCGGGCCTTTCTGGCGGGGGCAGGCTGTGCCGCGCTGGCCGGCGCGGGGCTGATGCTGCGCCGGGGGCAGACCGTCTCGGCCCTGTCGGTGCCTGCCCCGGAGGCAGAGCCGAACGCTGCTCTGCCCGCCGGGGAGTGGCGGGCTGTCTGGGTGAGCTATCTGGAATGGGCCGGGATGGATTTTTCCTCGGAAGAAGCCTTCCGGGCCGGGGCAGCGGCGCTGATGGACAACTGCCTGTCCATCGGGCTGAACACCGTCATCGTGCAGGTGCGGCCCTTCGGGGATGCCCTCTACCGCAGCAGACTCTTCCCGTGGAGCCATGTCTGCACCGGGGAGCAGGGGAAAGACCCCGGCTTCGACCCGCTGGACGTCCTCATCACCGAGGCCCACAGCCGGGGGCTTTCGCTGGAAGCGTGGGTCAACCCCTACCGTCTCCGTTCCTCGGCGAAGATGCCCGCTGTGCTGGCCGAGAGCAGCCTCGCCAACACCCACCCTGAGTGGGTCTGCGCCGTGGGCGAGGGGCTGTACCTGAACCCGGCCCTCCCCGAGGCAGCGGACTATGTGGTGCAGGGCGTGGCCGAGCTGGTGCAGAACTATGCCGTGGACGGCATCCACTTCGACGACTATTTCTATCCCACCACCGACCCGGCGCTGGACGCGGCCCAGTTCGCCTCCAGCGGCGCAGGGAACTTGGACGAATGGCGGCGGCAGAATGTCACGGCGCTGGTCAAGGCGGCCCACGACGCCGTGAAAGCCGCCGATGCCACCCTCTGCTTCGGGGTCAGCCCGCAGGGCAACCCCGACAACGATCTCTCGGAGCAGTACAGCGACGTCCGGGCATGGCTGACGGCAGAGGGGGAGGATGCCGTGGTGGACTACCTCTGCCCGCAGGTCTATTGGGGCTATGGTTACACCCTCCGGTCCGGCAGCACCCGCTTCGCCTTCGAGAACATCGTGCCCGAGTGGCTGGCCATGCCCCGGGCGGCGTCCACGGCCCTCTATTTCGGGCTGGGGGCCTACCGTGTGGGCAGCGGCGACGGCGGGGCCAATGAGGACAGCCTGAGCCAGTGGTGCACCGGCAGCGCCCTTGCCCGGCAGGTGGGCGACCTGCGCCGTCTCGGTGCGGGGGGATGGGCGCTCTACCGGTACGATTCGCTCTTCCGGCCTGCCCAGCCGGAGCCTGCCGCCGCCGAGCGGGCGGCGCTGGCCGCGCTGACTGTGGGCTAA
- a CDS encoding conjugal transfer protein TraD, translating to MKLRFTRKTWYFLLLASAAASMLNGFAVLSGNSFGLIEQIAFAMAGISALFLAAEKGSAGWEKRNFTGVFVLLMVSYMVNGWAGYLCSALAWPLLLSTEYKRGMAVQRQLQLVGAAEALHLLFLLMAKYGGMAALGFWTNLLWVLLACARGWAALSLYKMQEDA from the coding sequence ATGAAACTCAGATTCACGCGCAAGACATGGTATTTCCTGCTGCTGGCCTCGGCCGCAGCCTCCATGCTCAACGGCTTTGCCGTCCTGAGCGGGAACAGCTTCGGACTCATCGAGCAGATCGCATTTGCGATGGCGGGCATCTCGGCCCTCTTCCTCGCCGCCGAGAAAGGCTCGGCGGGCTGGGAGAAGCGGAACTTCACCGGTGTGTTCGTTCTGCTGATGGTCAGCTACATGGTCAACGGCTGGGCAGGCTACCTCTGCTCGGCGCTGGCGTGGCCGCTGCTGCTGAGCACCGAGTACAAGCGGGGAATGGCCGTCCAGCGTCAGCTCCAGCTGGTGGGTGCGGCGGAGGCCCTCCACCTGCTCTTCCTGCTGATGGCGAAGTACGGCGGCATGGCCGCGCTGGGCTTCTGGACGAATCTGCTCTGGGTGCTTCTGGCCTGCGCCCGGGGCTGGGCAGCACTGAGCCTCTACAAGATGCAGGAGGACGCATGA